In the genome of Natronorubrum daqingense, the window CGACTGAATCGACCGTTCGGTCGTCGGTTGCGGTCGACGCTGCCCGCGAAATTGACGCCGGGTCCGTTTTCGCCTAATTTCTCGTCGTACTCGTTCGTCGTGACGCGTCGATCGCCGCGTCGAAACCAGCAGTGTGCTGGTAATATCACTCGATGCGTCGACCGTCGAACCGAAGAGCCGACCAGTACCGGTTCGGCTGGCAGTACTCCCATTGTCTGTACCCCCTGTACTAGTTGTATCCATTTGATTAATGTGAGAATACATCTAGAAATACTTGCGCGTACTAATTCGGTACATACACCAACTAGGTAAATTTTAAATTTTGTGTTAGTGCATTGGCGGACGGAATCACCGTGATTCACTCATCCCCAGAACGAACGACCCCCGTCGAACCGCCAGTAAACGCACCTGCCGCCATCAATACGACAGATGACCGCTGAATCCGCGACGCTCGATTCCGACGTTCCCGAACGATTCCTCGAGCACAGCGCCTACCTGTCGTGGCTCGGAATCCAGATCGACACGCTAGGATCCGCGTCCGCGACGGTTCGCCTCCCTGCAGAGAGCAAACACTTCAATCCGGCCCAGGGAACGTCGAAGGCGATAAGCGGCGGAGTCATTTCGACGCTGATCGATATCTCGGGTGGATTCGCCATCTGGACGACGTGCGACGATCCCGAGCGAGCGCAACTCTCGACGATCGACATGAACGTCTCGTTTCTCCACCCCGCGAGCGACGATCTCACCGCCGTCGCCGAGGTCGTCAGATCCGGCGGCTCTTTCGGTGTAGTGGAGGTCACCGTCGAGAGCGCAGCCGAGGACGATCGCGTCGTCGCCACCGGTCGGGCGACCTATCGAATCGGCACCGAGTCGAGTCAGTGATGCGATCCGGCCGAACCGAACCCGCGGATGTCACCGGTTGAAGGACGTCGATCGGCGTGGTTACTCGCCGAGAGGGAAACTGGGGAAGATCGTCGACGGTCGACGATCGTAGGCGAATTCTTTGCAGTATCAGACGTCGACGGGGATGAGAGTGCGATCTGCCTCGCGTGACTCGAACTCAGGGAACCTGTTCGGCGGTCTCGACCAGTTCGTCTTCCGTTCGCCACTCGTGCAGTCGATCGTCGGCCGCGAGCAACTCGAAGACGCCGTCTTCCATCCAGCCGTAGGGATACTTCTCGTCGCTGTTCGGGTACGTCCGCTTGAGGACGTAGCTCTTTTCGAAGTACTCCTCCGTGCCGACGAGGAGCCCCTGCTCGACGAGGAAACCACTCGGTTCTTTCTCGGCGACGCCGACGATGTGGGTGACGAGGTCTGCGATCAGGCAAAACTTCTGGATTCCGTTCTCCCAGTTTCCGCGAACGTCACTCATCTCGAAAGCGTAGGCGTCCGGGCGGCCGTTCAAATGGTCGACGACGCGCTCGAGGCGACGACGCTGCTCGGGGTCGTAGTTCCCGAGGACGAAGTACGAGCGCTCGCGCTCGTAGATCGGCGTCAGTTCGCTCAGCGCGCGGAGGAGTTCCTCGTTCTCTTCGAGCGTGAGGTCGTCGGCCTCGAGTCGCTCCGTCGCACTCGTGAGCACCTCCTCGGGGACCGGCGGCGACTCGTTGGTCATAGCCGGTGATTCATCCGGACCGACAAAAGGAGTTACTACACCGTTTCCGATTTCCGAAATAACTCTCGAGAGGTGTGGGGTCCCGTGGACACGGAGTTTAGTCAGGGGTAATTTACTCGAGGGTAAACTACTTGGTCGACGGTGCCGTAGGTGGATCCATGAGTACCGATGTGGGATCGCCGGCGGGGGCAAAAACGCGCGAACTCTTGCACTTCATCACGCAGGAGACCCGATTCGCACTCCTCACGAACATCGTCCAACACCCCGAGCAGTTGCCGTCGATGTACGAACTCGAGCAACTGAATCCGAGCGTCAGCGAGGCGACCGTGTACAAACACGTCCAGAAACTCGTCGACGCGGGCGTCGTGAAAGCGGTCGCACTGCCCGACGACGAGCGCCAACAAGGCTATCCCTGGAAATTCTACGGGCTGACGGAGGACGGACGGGAATTACTGGAGACGCACAACCTCCTCGCCGCCGAGGAGACGCTCCAGCGAATCTACGAAACGATTTCCGATAAACCCGAGAAGATGGTGAAGTACGAAAACGCGCCCCGACCCGCACACGAGAGGTAACGTCGATTCCGACAGAGCCTCGAGGAGCGGAGATACCCTCGAAACCGCTGACGTCACGATTTTGCTCCCACTCGCTTTCTGTGCCCACTCGAGACAGCGTTAGTCACCTGCTCGAGACGACTGTCGCGATCCGATTAGGAGAACCGTCTGGCAAGATCTGCTTCGGTGATGATGCCGACGGTTTCGCCCGCTTCGGTGATCATCACGGCCTTGTAGTGCTCGAGCAGGTTGCTGATTTCGTCGAGCGTGGCGTCTTTCGAAACCGTCGGGAAGCTCTCGCTCATGTGCGCTTCGACGGGTTCGTCTCGAGCCTCGGAGTCGAGGTGGACGAGGTCGCTCTGACTGATCGAACCGACGGGAATCCCCTCTTGGATGACGGCCAGTTGCGAGTACGCCTCTTCTTCCATCTTGCGCGCGGCTTCCTTGACGGCGTCGTCGGGAGAGACGTTGACGACGGCCTCGTTCATCAAGTTCTCCGCGCGAACGACGTCGCTTTCGGCCTTCTCGAGGGCGTTGACGATCCGTCGGAGTGTCGACAAACGAGGGTCCACGTCACCGCCTTCGATACGGGCGATCAACGGCTGGGAGACGTCCGCCGTATTCGCGAGTTCACTCTGGGTCAACCCGAGTTCGGTCCGGCGCTGGCGGAGGTCGGCGGGTGTCGGGAGCTCCATACGGCTCAATAACTAACGGTTATAGAAAATCCTTTGGGTCAGTGCAGGATCCGACGGCATCGAGCATCGACGCGACGGACCACAGAATTAGTCTTCGTCTTCGGAGACGTCGATGAGGTCAACGACCGAGAGTGGCACGTCGCGAAGGGCACCGCCGACTTCGCTCTTTGCGATCCGAGAGGCGTGTTCCTCGCTGTCCGCGTTGAACACTTCCATCTCGAGACCGAGACCGACGAGCGCGGTATTCGCCGCGACGAAGGCGGAATCGAACGGTTCGCCACAGGCCGGACAGCCCGTCGCACCGACTTCGACCTCGACGTAGTCCATGTTTTCGCTGTTGAGTCGCTTCCCGGCTTCGCTGACCGCGACGCCGATTGCGTCGTCGATCTCCTCGACGTCACGAACGAGCCACGCGGCTTCCATCGCGACGAGATAATTGGCCATATCAGGTGGTCGGTCCGGGGGGTTTCCTGTCTTGCGGTTCGTCGCCGGCGTGCGAGCGAGGCGCACTCCTCAGTGGGTCCACGGTGCGCACGAACGACGGATGATTCTCATACGTTATGAGAATTGCACAGGTCGATTGCTGCATACATAGCCGTACATCGCCTCGAGTTCGTCTCGAATTGTATCGAGTGCAAGTGGAGTTGAATCGCAAGGCGGCGTCGGGTTGGTTTTGCAGGGTTGATCATTATGCCTGGTGTATATCAAGAAAGTTTATATACACCCTCCGATTGGCACCCAGTGAACGCTGATGAAATCCCGCGTGTACCACGCGAGTCTGTTCGCACTGTACCAGCTGTGTATTGTGATCGGTATCGCCGTGATGCCACTCGCAATCGCCGCCCGCCAAGCTGGAGTTACTCTTCCGGTCCACCGACTCCTCGAGAGCGTCGAGGACGCCTACGAAGCAAGTCAGTCACAGACACCGTAAGCCAAAGCATCGTTTTATCGTCGAATGGCGCTATCGGTCATCTCGCTCGAGAGCCATCGGTGCTGATAGCGGAAACCGCGGCGGTGACCGCCGGTGTTTTATATCCTCCCTGTCGTAACGTTCGGTCAATGCGCACACCGCAACATCACTCGGAGTTCTCCCGCACGGTCGATCAGTTGGCCGACGAGACGGACCCCTACAGCCCAGAGATCGGAACGATCCCACAGAACGATCTCTCGCGTGCGGACCTCGATAACGTCAACAAGACGGGAACGACGACGATCGGAATCACGACCACGGACGGCGTCGTCATCGCGACGGACATGCGCGCGAGCCTCGGCGGTCGATTCGTCTCGAACAAAAACGTCCAGAAGGTCGAGCAGATTCACCCGACCGGCGCACTGACTCTCGTCGGCAGCGTCGGCGGTGCGCAGTCGTTCATCGAAACGCTTCGGGCCGAAGTGAACCTCTTCGAATCCCGACGCGGCGAGGGCATGAGCATCGACGCGCTCGCGACGCTCGCAGGGAACTTCGCTCGCGGCGGTCCGTTCTTCGCTATCCACCCGATTCTGGGTGGGGTGGACGACGAGGGCAGCCACGTATACAGCATCGATCCCGCGGGTGGCGTCATGAAAGATGACTACACCGTGACGGGGTCGGGAATGCAACTCGCCTACGGCCACTTAGAACAGGCCTACGAGGACGACCTCTCGAACGACGAGGCGACGACCATCGCCGCACGTTCCATCAAATCTGCTGCCGAACGCGACACCGGCTCCGGTAACGGTGTCTTCCTCTGTGAGATCACCGAAGACGGCGTCGACATCCACGGTCACCACGATTTCGACGAAGTCGTCTAACGCAGTTACTCCAATTTCGCGTTTCGCGTGACGAACGAACCAACGGGCGTCTGCTCCTGAAGACGACGAAATGCCATCCGCTCGTTTCGTCCATCACTCGAGTGAGACGAGTACGACTCAGTGAGGCGTGTGACGACGGCCGTACTCACGCGTCGTGATTCGAATCGATACTCGCTTGCGTTCTCGCTCTCGTTGCACCTCGAGACCCGAGAAAAGAGAGTGATCGTTACTGGTCGACGAACTCGACGGAGACGTCGTTCGGTTCGTCGTCGTACTCGAGTTCGATTTCGAACGTCAACCGAGAGATAACCTGCGTACAGATCTCGCCATAGCGGTGTGGGGCGACCTGAACGACGTCACCAGCGCTCGAGGAGTCGATACCGACGACTTCAGCCTCGTAACACGACTCGGGAACCGTCGTCCCACCGGTGATGATGACGGTATTGCCGTCGTACTCGACGGAATACTCGTCACCGGCATCGGTGTTTTCGGTGGAGATTTCGGAGTCGACGTCGACGACGCGTGGACCGTCTTCGGTTGCCGACGCCGTACTCGTCAGCGTCGCTCCTGCCAGGACCGATACACCAATCGCTTTGAGTGCCGCTCGTCGTTGCATTGCAGTGACATCTTACGACGACGGTGTATGTAACTATTTCCTCACAGTACTGGCGTTATTTTTATGTCCGCTGAGAACTGGCGGGCAGGTTCGAACACGGCGGCCCATCCCACCGTAAAACGTCACCACCAATCGGCGCTCACTGAAGCTTTGCACACTGTTCTGCCTCGAGTTCGGGGGCTTCGAGTTGGGCCGCGCGGCCGGTTTCGCTCGAGCGGTAGATGGCGTCGATGACGCGCTGGACGGTCAGCGCTTCTTCGATGGTATTGGTTTCGGGTTCGGCTTCAGTGGCGACTGCGCGAAGGAACTGTTCGTCCTGTTCGGTGTATCCGGTCACCGACGCGTCGCCGGTGAGCGTCGAGTCGGCGTAGTGATCGCAGCCGGCCGTTCCGGTCTCGAGAATGTCCAGGGCCGTGTCGCCGATATCGAACTGCGCGCCCGCTTCCGTGCCGCGAATCCGAAAGTCCATACTCTCCTCGCGATTCGTCGCCCAGGCGGCCTCGAGCGAGATCGTTTCACCGTTCTCACAGCGGATGAACGCGCTGACGGAGTCGTCGACGTCGTACGTCTCGCTCTTTCCGTCCCACGCGTCGCCGAATCCGTCGGGGTCGGCGTACTCCTCGGCGGAGCCGAACGTCGTTCTGGTTACACCGGAGACCTCCGTAATCTGTGGGAAATCGAGGGTGTAGAGGGCGAGGTCGAGTGCGTGAACGCCGATATCGAGGAGCGCGCCGCCGCCGGCGAGTTCGGGATTCGTAAACCAGGAGCCGGGGCCGGGAACACCTCGTCGTCGGACGTAGTTCGCTTCGATGTGTGTGAGATCACCGAATCGGCCGCGAGTGTGGTGGTCGTCGAACATGGCCATCGACGCGGCGTGACGGTTGTGAAAGCCCACCATGCAAATTCCGTCCGCGTCGGCCGCCGCGCGAGCGATTCGGCGCGCGCTCTCGAGGGTGTGTGCGAGTGGTTTCTCGACGAGCACGTCACAGCCGGCCTCGAGCGCGTCGATCGCGATCGGTTCGTGGAAGCGATTCGGAGTCGTCACGATAACGGCGTCGACGGTGTCGTTGTCGACGAGGCCGTCGTGAGTCTCGTACGTTTGTGCATCGAACTCCGTCTCGAAGCGCTCACGCTGTGCCTCGACGAGGTCAGCGCCGGCGACGACGTTCGCACCGAGTTCCGTCACGTGTCGGGCGTGGAGGTGACCCATTCCACCGAGACCGACAACCCCCACACCAATCCCCGCGCCGATCATCGTAAAATCACCAGTTTCCAAGCACGTCGGATAGAGATGGAAGAAGAAACGGTCCATTTCGTCCTCGATCGTGTACGCTCCCAGTCCATACAGAGAGGCAGCCGCCGATCAAAATAAGGGTTGTGACCACTTTATCGCCACGGTTACAGTGTAATTCACGACATTTGCTATGTTATTCTACCATCAATCGGTAGTACCGAGTAAATCCATATTTCTTCGAGAGATTCAGTGGTGCGATACGTCCCTACTAAGCGAGTGGGCGATGAAGATCACTCGATGGCGACGGTCACGATCTGGAACGAGTTTCGACACGAACGCGAGGATGACGACGTTGCTGCCGTCTATCCGGACGGTATCCACGAAACGATCGCTGACGGGCTCACCGACGGCGAGCGTGTACACGACATCCAGTACGCAACGCTCGAGGAACCCGATCACGGCCTCACCGAGGACGTTCTCGAGCGAACAGATGTCCTACTGTGGTGGGGCCACGAGGCCCACGACGAGGTCGCCGACGAAATCGTCGACCGCGTTCACCGGCGCGTCCTCGAGGGCATGGGGCTGATCGCCCTTCACTCGGCTCACTACTCGAAACCGTTCAAGCGACTCATGGGGACGACGTGTAGCCTCCAGTATCGAGAAGCGGGCGAGACGGAGCGCCTCTGGGTGGTCGACCCGGGACACCCCATCGTCGACGGACTCGACGAGTCACTCGAGTTGCCACGGACGGAGATGTACGGTGAGCCCTTCGACGTTCCCGAACCCGACCGATTGGTTTTCCTCAGTTGGTTCGAGGGGGGCGAGGTGTTTCGCAGCGGGTGTTGTTACCGGCGAGGGAGCGGGCGAATCTTCTACTTTCGTCCAGGTCACGAAACGTACCCGATCTACGAAAACGAAGAGATCCGACGCGTTCTCCGCAACGCGGTCGCGTGGGCCTCACCGACGGACGGCTCACCGCGAACGTTCGGTGAACGCGAGTGACGGTGAGGGCACGGTGACATCGTTTCTCGAGGCGATAGCCGAACGCAGTTTCTCGCTCCCTTAGAAGTACTCGCGCCCCTCGTCTGTGACGACGCTCTCGAGTAACTCGACCGGCGTCGCGTCGTAGTTCGGGTTTTCGATCGCGAAGCCGTCGGCGGGTTCGGGCATGACCTCGCTGCCAGCACGGTACTCGTTTTCGAAGACGAATCCCTCCTCGACGATCTTCGACGCCGATCCGAGGACGGTGACGGGAACGTCGAGTTGTGCAGCGGTCGCCGCGATGGGAAACGTCCCGACGCGGTTGTACAGCGTTTCGTCGACGATACAATCCATACCGACGACGACGCGGTCGCACTCCTCGAGGGAGAGTCCGTGGGCGCTATCGGTGATCAAGGTGGCGTCGACGTTGTCCATTTTAGCGAGTCTGCGTGCCGTCTTGCGGCCGATGAATCGGGGCCGAGCCTCCGTAATGTAGACGTCGAACGATTTGCCGGCCGTCGTCGCGTATTCGAGCGCCTCGAGCACCGTCGAGGAATAATCGTGTGTCAACAAGGTCGCACCGTCCTCGAGAACGTCGGCCGCGTTCTCTGCCGCCAAACGTTTGGCGGCCTCGACTCGGGAGACGACGGCGTCGATTTGCTCTCGCGTGTGGCGCTTGGCTGCCTCGACGCTGTCGAGGTCGGCGTCTTCGACGGCGGTGACGACCTCCCTAACTGCCGTCTGAAGCGAGGCGTGAGATGGGTTTGCCCGCCGAAGGACGGTACCGTTTCGTTCCAACGAACGGACGTACTCTTCGACGGTGGCGAACTCTCGATCGACCAGTTCCTCGAGAGCCCGTGTCGCACGTACCGCCACTACCGAGGAGCTGTGAGTCTGCATTTCCTGTATCTCCTCGACCGTCTCGTCGATCATACTCGGACAGATTCTCGTGAGCGCCAAAGGTGTTCGGGTCGTATCCGATCGAAGGCGACGCGACGAGCGACGACTCGACGCCTCTGTCGGTACAAGCTGACTCCCGTCTGTATCTCGAGTGGCGACGCGAATGGCAGTGGGAGTGACAATGGCACTGG includes:
- a CDS encoding PaaI family thioesterase, with product MTAESATLDSDVPERFLEHSAYLSWLGIQIDTLGSASATVRLPAESKHFNPAQGTSKAISGGVISTLIDISGGFAIWTTCDDPERAQLSTIDMNVSFLHPASDDLTAVAEVVRSGGSFGVVEVTVESAAEDDRVVATGRATYRIGTESSQ
- a CDS encoding MarR family winged helix-turn-helix transcriptional regulator, with translation MSTDVGSPAGAKTRELLHFITQETRFALLTNIVQHPEQLPSMYELEQLNPSVSEATVYKHVQKLVDAGVVKAVALPDDERQQGYPWKFYGLTEDGRELLETHNLLAAEETLQRIYETISDKPEKMVKYENAPRPAHER
- a CDS encoding CBS domain-containing protein; translation: MELPTPADLRQRRTELGLTQSELANTADVSQPLIARIEGGDVDPRLSTLRRIVNALEKAESDVVRAENLMNEAVVNVSPDDAVKEAARKMEEEAYSQLAVIQEGIPVGSISQSDLVHLDSEARDEPVEAHMSESFPTVSKDATLDEISNLLEHYKAVMITEAGETVGIITEADLARRFS
- a CDS encoding DUF555 domain-containing protein, whose amino-acid sequence is MANYLVAMEAAWLVRDVEEIDDAIGVAVSEAGKRLNSENMDYVEVEVGATGCPACGEPFDSAFVAANTALVGLGLEMEVFNADSEEHASRIAKSEVGGALRDVPLSVVDLIDVSEDED
- the psmB gene encoding archaeal proteasome endopeptidase complex subunit beta translates to MRTPQHHSEFSRTVDQLADETDPYSPEIGTIPQNDLSRADLDNVNKTGTTTIGITTTDGVVIATDMRASLGGRFVSNKNVQKVEQIHPTGALTLVGSVGGAQSFIETLRAEVNLFESRRGEGMSIDALATLAGNFARGGPFFAIHPILGGVDDEGSHVYSIDPAGGVMKDDYTVTGSGMQLAYGHLEQAYEDDLSNDEATTIAARSIKSAAERDTGSGNGVFLCEITEDGVDIHGHHDFDEVV
- a CDS encoding Gfo/Idh/MocA family protein, which produces MIGAGIGVGVVGLGGMGHLHARHVTELGANVVAGADLVEAQRERFETEFDAQTYETHDGLVDNDTVDAVIVTTPNRFHEPIAIDALEAGCDVLVEKPLAHTLESARRIARAAADADGICMVGFHNRHAASMAMFDDHHTRGRFGDLTHIEANYVRRRGVPGPGSWFTNPELAGGGALLDIGVHALDLALYTLDFPQITEVSGVTRTTFGSAEEYADPDGFGDAWDGKSETYDVDDSVSAFIRCENGETISLEAAWATNREESMDFRIRGTEAGAQFDIGDTALDILETGTAGCDHYADSTLTGDASVTGYTEQDEQFLRAVATEAEPETNTIEEALTVQRVIDAIYRSSETGRAAQLEAPELEAEQCAKLQ
- a CDS encoding ThuA domain-containing protein, whose translation is MATVTIWNEFRHEREDDDVAAVYPDGIHETIADGLTDGERVHDIQYATLEEPDHGLTEDVLERTDVLLWWGHEAHDEVADEIVDRVHRRVLEGMGLIALHSAHYSKPFKRLMGTTCSLQYREAGETERLWVVDPGHPIVDGLDESLELPRTEMYGEPFDVPEPDRLVFLSWFEGGEVFRSGCCYRRGSGRIFYFRPGHETYPIYENEEIRRVLRNAVAWASPTDGSPRTFGERE
- a CDS encoding translation initiation factor eIF-2B; this encodes MIDETVEEIQEMQTHSSSVVAVRATRALEELVDREFATVEEYVRSLERNGTVLRRANPSHASLQTAVREVVTAVEDADLDSVEAAKRHTREQIDAVVSRVEAAKRLAAENAADVLEDGATLLTHDYSSTVLEALEYATTAGKSFDVYITEARPRFIGRKTARRLAKMDNVDATLITDSAHGLSLEECDRVVVGMDCIVDETLYNRVGTFPIAATAAQLDVPVTVLGSASKIVEEGFVFENEYRAGSEVMPEPADGFAIENPNYDATPVELLESVVTDEGREYF